A genomic segment from Stenotrophomonas maltophilia encodes:
- a CDS encoding alpha/beta fold hydrolase: MSQLPGYPAHPQRFEVRPGLSMNYLDEGPRDGEVVVMVHGNPSWSYYWRTLVAGLSDTYRCIVPDHIGMGLSDKPDDSRYEYTLQSRVDDLDALLKHLGITGPVTLAVHDWGGMIGFGWALSHHDQVKRLVVLNTAAFPMPAAKTMPWQIALGRHWKIGEWIIRTFNAFSSGASWLGVERKMPADVRRAYVSPYNSWANRISTIRFMQDIPLSPADKAWSLLERAGKALPSFADRPAFLGWGLRDFVFDHHFLKGFQAALPRAQVHAFEDAGHYVLEDKQDVLVPEIRAFLDKNPI, from the coding sequence ATGTCCCAGCTTCCCGGTTACCCCGCCCACCCGCAGCGCTTCGAGGTACGCCCCGGCCTGTCGATGAACTATCTCGACGAGGGCCCGCGCGATGGCGAGGTGGTGGTGATGGTGCACGGCAACCCGTCGTGGAGCTATTACTGGCGCACGCTGGTGGCCGGCCTGTCGGACACGTACCGCTGCATCGTGCCGGACCACATCGGCATGGGCCTGTCGGACAAGCCGGACGATAGCCGCTACGAGTACACCCTGCAGTCGCGCGTGGACGATCTCGACGCGCTGCTGAAGCACCTGGGCATCACCGGTCCGGTGACGCTGGCGGTGCACGACTGGGGCGGCATGATCGGCTTCGGCTGGGCGCTGTCGCACCACGACCAGGTGAAGCGGCTGGTGGTGCTCAACACCGCCGCGTTCCCGATGCCGGCGGCGAAGACGATGCCGTGGCAGATCGCGCTGGGCCGCCACTGGAAGATCGGCGAGTGGATCATCCGCACCTTCAACGCGTTCTCGTCCGGTGCCTCGTGGCTGGGCGTGGAACGGAAGATGCCGGCTGATGTGCGCCGCGCCTACGTGTCGCCGTACAACAGCTGGGCCAATCGCATCAGCACCATCCGCTTCATGCAGGACATCCCGCTGTCGCCGGCCGACAAGGCCTGGTCGCTGCTGGAACGCGCCGGCAAGGCACTGCCCTCGTTCGCCGACCGCCCGGCCTTCCTCGGCTGGGGCCTGCGCGACTTCGTGTTCGACCATCACTTCCTGAAGGGCTTCCAGGCCGCGCTGCCTCGGGCCCAGGTGCATGCCTTCGAGGACGCCGGCCACTACGTGCTGGAAGACAAGCAGGACGTGCTGGTGCCGGAGATCCGCGCGTTCCTGGACAAGAACCCGATCTGA